A region of Streptomyces paludis DNA encodes the following proteins:
- a CDS encoding MFS transporter, with amino-acid sequence MSAHPLDASPPQGKPRKAAVAAWIGSALEYYDFFIYGSASALIFPKVFFNPDDPATATLISLATFGVAYAARPVGALFLGHIGDRLGRRQVMVFTLMLMGVSTFLIGCLPTYAQIGAAAPVLLVLMRLLQGLSAAGEQASANSMTLEHAPEHRRGFYTSFTLNGTQAGQIIATLVFIPVAALPDAQLYSWGWRIPFLLSVVVAVVGYLIRRNLEETPAFQQNAAAVAGPAAELPLVHLLRHYWRDVLRVVAAATIATVSTIFTVWSLAFATSDSVGLDKSVMLWVGVTANLVALGAIPLWARLSDRIGRRPVFLIGALGSAVMIFVYLWAVSSGSYPLVFLAGIAFFGVVYSAANGVWPSLYGEMFPTRVRLSGMAIGTQIGFAVAGFAVTFAAEIAGPDGDNWIGVGIFTAAFCVVSSLAVLTGRETHRVPTAELGAKPGPADTNASDASRSVPA; translated from the coding sequence GTGTCCGCACACCCGCTCGACGCCTCTCCCCCGCAGGGCAAGCCGCGCAAGGCCGCCGTCGCCGCCTGGATCGGTAGCGCCCTGGAGTACTACGACTTCTTCATCTACGGCAGCGCCTCGGCCCTGATCTTCCCCAAGGTCTTCTTCAACCCCGACGACCCGGCGACCGCCACGCTGATCTCGCTCGCCACCTTCGGAGTCGCGTACGCGGCCCGTCCGGTCGGCGCGCTGTTCCTCGGCCATATCGGGGACCGGCTCGGCCGGCGGCAGGTCATGGTCTTCACCCTGATGCTGATGGGCGTGTCGACGTTCCTCATCGGCTGTCTGCCCACCTACGCGCAGATCGGGGCCGCCGCACCGGTCCTGCTCGTCCTGATGCGGCTGCTCCAGGGGCTCTCGGCCGCCGGTGAGCAGGCGAGCGCCAACTCCATGACGCTGGAGCACGCCCCGGAGCACCGGCGCGGCTTCTACACGAGCTTCACCCTGAACGGCACCCAGGCGGGCCAGATCATCGCCACCCTGGTCTTCATCCCGGTCGCCGCGCTGCCCGACGCGCAGCTCTACTCCTGGGGCTGGCGCATCCCGTTCCTGCTCAGCGTGGTCGTCGCGGTCGTCGGCTATCTGATCCGGCGCAATCTGGAGGAGACGCCCGCCTTCCAGCAGAACGCGGCGGCGGTGGCCGGTCCGGCGGCCGAACTCCCGCTCGTCCATCTGCTGCGCCACTACTGGCGCGATGTGCTGCGCGTCGTCGCGGCGGCCACCATCGCCACCGTCAGCACCATCTTCACCGTCTGGTCGCTGGCGTTCGCCACCAGCGACAGCGTCGGCCTCGACAAGTCCGTCATGCTCTGGGTCGGGGTCACCGCGAACCTCGTGGCGCTCGGCGCCATTCCGCTCTGGGCCAGGCTCTCCGACCGGATCGGCCGCCGGCCGGTCTTCCTCATCGGGGCGCTCGGCTCGGCGGTCATGATCTTCGTCTATCTGTGGGCCGTCTCCAGCGGCTCCTACCCGCTGGTGTTCCTCGCCGGCATCGCGTTCTTCGGTGTCGTCTACAGCGCGGCCAACGGGGTGTGGCCCTCGCTGTACGGGGAGATGTTCCCCACCCGGGTCCGGCTCTCCGGCATGGCCATCGGCACCCAGATCGGCTTCGCCGTCGCCGGGTTCGCTGTGACCTTCGCCGCCGAGATCGCCGGTCCTGACGGGGACAACTGGATCGGTGTCGGCATCTTCACCGCGGCCTTCTGCGTGGTCAGTTCACTCGCGGTGCTGACCGGCCGGGAGACCCACCGGGTGCCCACCGCCGAACTCGGCGCGAAGCCCGGACCCGCGGATACGAACGCGTCCGACGCGTCGCGGTCCGTCCCCGCCTGA